From the Anolis sagrei isolate rAnoSag1 chromosome 12, rAnoSag1.mat, whole genome shotgun sequence genome, one window contains:
- the CHTOP gene encoding chromatin target of PRMT1 protein isoform X1, with product MAAPSAPKVVLKSTTKMSLNERFTNMLKNKQPIPVNIRATMQQQQLASARNRRLAQQMENRPSVQAALKLKQKSLKQRLGKSNIQARLGRPAGPLMRGALGGRGLPMGQRGLPRGALRGGGRGARGLLRGGIPLRGQNLLRGGRGLAPRMGLRRGGLRGRGGLGRGGLSRGAMGRGGIGGRGRGLAGRGRGGFGGRGRGRGRGRGAARPALTKEQLDNQLDAYMSKTKGHLDAELDAYMAQTDPEAND from the exons ATGGCCGCGCCGTCAGCGCCGAAGGTCGTGCTTAAGAGCACCACCAAGATGTCCCTCAACGAGCG CTTTACTAATATGCTGAAGAACAAGCAGCCGATCCCCGTGAACATTCGCGCCAccatgcagcagcagcagctagcCAGCGCCCGAAACAGGAGGCTGGCCCAGCAGATGGAGAACAGACCTTCTGTCCAGGCCGCCTTGAAGCTCAAGCAG AAGAGCCTGAAACAGCGCCTGGGGAAGAGCAACATCCAGGCACGCTTGGGACGGCCGGCGGGGCCCCTGATGCGCGGCGCGTTGGGGGGCCGAGGGTTGCCCATGGGCCAGCGTGGTTTGCCTCGAGGAGCCTTGCGCGGCGGTGGGCGCGGAGCCAGAGGCTTGCTGCGCGGAGGGATCCCCCTGAGAG GTCAGAATTTGCTCCGAGGAGGCCGAGGCTTGGCCCCTCGGATGGGCCTGAGAAGAGGAGGCCTGAGGGGCCGCGGCGGGCTGGGCAGAGGAGGCCTGAGCCGAGGAGCCATGGGCCGGGGAGGAATTGGCGGAAGAG GGCGAGGGCTAGCCGGGCGTGGGAGAGGCGGCTTTGGGGGCCGGGGCCGAGGCCGAGGGCGCGGAAGAGGGGCGGCCCGCCCGGCGCTGACCAAGGAGCAGCTGGACAACCAGCTGGACGCCTACATGTCCAAGACCAAGGGGCACCTGGACGCCGAGCTGGACGCTTACATGGCCCAGACAGACCCCGAAGCCAACGACTGA
- the CHTOP gene encoding chromatin target of PRMT1 protein isoform X2, with the protein MAAPSAPKVVLKSTTKMSLNERFTNMLKNKQPIPVNIRATMQQQQLASARNRRLAQQMENRPSVQAALKLKQSLKQRLGKSNIQARLGRPAGPLMRGALGGRGLPMGQRGLPRGALRGGGRGARGLLRGGIPLRGQNLLRGGRGLAPRMGLRRGGLRGRGGLGRGGLSRGAMGRGGIGGRGRGLAGRGRGGFGGRGRGRGRGRGAARPALTKEQLDNQLDAYMSKTKGHLDAELDAYMAQTDPEAND; encoded by the exons ATGGCCGCGCCGTCAGCGCCGAAGGTCGTGCTTAAGAGCACCACCAAGATGTCCCTCAACGAGCG CTTTACTAATATGCTGAAGAACAAGCAGCCGATCCCCGTGAACATTCGCGCCAccatgcagcagcagcagctagcCAGCGCCCGAAACAGGAGGCTGGCCCAGCAGATGGAGAACAGACCTTCTGTCCAGGCCGCCTTGAAGCTCAAGCAG AGCCTGAAACAGCGCCTGGGGAAGAGCAACATCCAGGCACGCTTGGGACGGCCGGCGGGGCCCCTGATGCGCGGCGCGTTGGGGGGCCGAGGGTTGCCCATGGGCCAGCGTGGTTTGCCTCGAGGAGCCTTGCGCGGCGGTGGGCGCGGAGCCAGAGGCTTGCTGCGCGGAGGGATCCCCCTGAGAG GTCAGAATTTGCTCCGAGGAGGCCGAGGCTTGGCCCCTCGGATGGGCCTGAGAAGAGGAGGCCTGAGGGGCCGCGGCGGGCTGGGCAGAGGAGGCCTGAGCCGAGGAGCCATGGGCCGGGGAGGAATTGGCGGAAGAG GGCGAGGGCTAGCCGGGCGTGGGAGAGGCGGCTTTGGGGGCCGGGGCCGAGGCCGAGGGCGCGGAAGAGGGGCGGCCCGCCCGGCGCTGACCAAGGAGCAGCTGGACAACCAGCTGGACGCCTACATGTCCAAGACCAAGGGGCACCTGGACGCCGAGCTGGACGCTTACATGGCCCAGACAGACCCCGAAGCCAACGACTGA
- the SNAPIN gene encoding SNARE-associated protein Snapin — protein sequence MAAETTTTTTPSVPSAMASSVSSAPCSPSARDLFAEGLLEFLRPAVRQLDSHVHAVRESQVELREHIDGLAAELCRIKEDQKVALDLDPYVKKLLNARRRVVLVNNILQNAQERLRRLNHNVGKETARRKAMLEAGGSYPQGSPSK from the exons ATGGCGgccgaaacaacaacaacaacaacaccatccgTCCCCTCAGCGATGGCGTCGTCGGTTTCTTCGGCGCCGTGCAGCCCGTCGGCGCGGGACCTGTTCGCGGAGGGGCTGCTGGAGTTCCTCCGCCCGGCGGTGAGGCAGCTCGACTCCCACGTCCACGCCGTCAG ggAGAGCCAAGTGGAGCTGCGCGAACACATCGACGGCCTGGCCGCAG AGCTCTGCCGGATCAAGGAAGACCAGAAGGTGGCCCTGGACCTGGACCCCTACGTTAAGAAGCTGCTCAATGCCCGCCGCCGGGTCGTGCTGGTAAACAACATCCTGCAGAACGCCCAG GAGCGGCTGAGGCGGCTCAACCACAACGTGGGGAAGGAAACGGCTCGCAGGAAGGCCATGCTGGAAGCCGGGGGCAGCTACCCACAAGGCTCTCCCTCCAAGTGA